Genomic segment of Drosophila simulans strain w501 chromosome 2R, Prin_Dsim_3.1, whole genome shotgun sequence:
AAATGAACGGGTGAAGTCCACGGCCAGGAAGGCCTCCTCCAGCCCGATAAACATCGTGATGGGCAGCATCAGGATCTGGCGACGTTTCCGCAGAAGATTTATGGTCACCGTGAGGAGCTTTAGCCCCGACATTCCGTCGCCAGTATCACCGCGCTTTACTCCATAGCTGTGGATCATTAATGGGAGAAAATCCTATTATGTCTTAGATATCGCAAGCttatattacatatttaaattctttatgaATTAAGgcccatatatgtacattcgaaaaattttaaaatcttaatttaagaaaaaaaatatcaatatatatatatattattattaggcCTTCCTTCCTTCAAGTTCGGAAGGAAGCTATATTTCCAAGCCATGTAACTAATATTATTTCAGTTTAATCAGTCAAATAAAACAGAATCATTCGTGTACTCACCGTTTGAGGGAGCTCACGCCGAAGATCATCATGACCACCGCCGCTGCCATGCAGGTGAGGAAGATGGAGTTGAGCAGCTGGATCTGCTCCGGAGCTGGGGGCACCAGGTTCGGATTGGCCTCTGCTCCCACTCCGGGACAGAAACGGGCCCCGCAGAGCTCGGCCACCCTGGTTCTCTCCAGTTCCCGCTGCACCTCCAGCTCCAAGGAAGCATTTGCCGGTGATTGGGCAGCAGGGGCACTCAGGGTCAGAACCGAGGAGGAGATAAGGTTGCCCCACACCTGGGCCATCTGGTAGAAGATGAAGAACAGGCCGAAGAACTTGACGGTGTTCACATCCTTGCGCGACTTGTTGCCCCGCACCTGGGTAAGTGCCTCGGAGACGGTGGAGAGGTAAGTGCACTTGGAGCACCACAACGGCCCGCCACCGAAACCCACCATCAGGGCCGCCGGGATCAGGGTCTCGAACCGCGGGTAGAACTGGGCGGCTATGTAGGGCATGTAGGCGAAGAGGGCCAGCGCCATGGTCAACCGGCAGCCGAACCATCTGTTGATGAAACAAGCACATGGAAAAGTAGAAAAATAGGAAACACAGAGGGTGGGTGAGCACcgagtggcaagtggcacATGCTTAGCAGGCGGTCATTTATTTCGGGGCCCAAGGccataaatctaaataaatcgagTTAACTGATTAAAGTTGCCTGAGCCAGCAGTTCGTGCCTCGAATAAGCCAAGTGAAGCGGGGCTCGCTATAAATTAGCGATTTGTTTAAATGTCAGACGTGGGTGGCTACCCGGCCGCCCCGATTTGGGATACATTCGGGAACAGGGACGGCGGCACAAGGACCTGTGATAATCCAAGGACTTCCTGTTGACATTTTTACAGCCAAATGCGTTCGGAGTCACACATTTCGGGGCGTCTGCTGACTGCGCTTTCGCCGTTGTCACATCTGCATAAAATCCCCATAAAAACACCACCAGACAATCACCGAAACTTTTATGGCATGCCACACGTCGCGAGATGAGCCTCATCCACTCGCGAGGCGCAGGAAATGCGAAACAAAAATTGGCAATTATGCTAAGAGTACTCTTTCGATTGTTTCCTAAGCCGATCATCTTCTGAAACACATTCAAGTTCGGTCTATAGCCCATTGAAAATTCATCGGGTACGACGAAGATAACATTATTCAGTGTATATTATTCATGAGATGATGTGATATTCCACCTCACTATTTGAGATCTCTATCTTCTTGCTCCAAAGTCTTTTACTATTATCTTCGCAAGATATGTTAATTATTCTTGCAATGTGCCGTTCTATTTACTCTGTGGAATATATGATCAATATCTATCAAGATATGTATATCAGGATTTGTCTCTGCTGAGGTTACTATGTCTGTTGGAGTCAGTATGTTTCTAAATAGTTAAGAGGTGTGTGTTGCTATTTGTTTTATGACTTAGCAAATGTCAGTGAACTATGAACAATCCATATATCAAATGATTTGCAATTTGCCACTAATTTAACTCTGAGAACTTAACCCGAATAACTTTTTTAAGTGTGTGACCTCGTAGCCACCATTGTCCACTCACCTTATCACGGTCATCGGCAGGAAGATGTTGGACAGTATCAGCGAGCCGTAGATGACGGCCAGCGTGGTGGTGCCCAGGGCCTTATCCGCGTTCACCGAGCTCTGCAGATTCGATGTGCCGTGGAAGGCCGTAAAGTGAATCATGAAAGCCAGGCCTATCACGACCACGTTCTTGGTGATGATGAAGCGCTCGGCCGGCTCGTAGTGGCGCTGATTGACTTTGTTGTCCCCGTTCGGAGCAGTTGTTGTCCCGGGTGAGCTGCCCGTCCCAGTGCCGTTGCCGTGGACATTGCCATGTGCAACACTGTGCTCCAGCGCCAGCTCCTCGTTGTTGGCGTCCGACGTGTCACTGGGGTAAACCATGTCCAGTtcggggtcaggggtcagcaGGCCCTGTAGAACACAATAGCGGTCATTTGGTATTCTGTTAGCAAAGTCCAGCTGAATGCAGACAAGTAGAGAAGGATGTCCAGGGACACGGTCTTTTAAGGATCGACAATTGAGacataaaaatgaaagcagATGGTGCATGTTGCAAGCAGCGTCGCTAAACAAAGATTTCTGTTCTGTAGGACAGTGAGTTATGGTTTTCATAACTCAAGTTTTCTAGCTTCTAATATTTGTGTTCTTCATTTCGTTTCCTTAAATAAGcacaaaactaattttataaGCCATCTATGTAAGAAACCCAGCTGATATAAGCTATTTAAGCCCGTAGAAAGTTTTATGTTAAACAGTTGGTTGACTTTGATGAACGATTTCCTTGTAGTTTAAAGTGAGGAAACGAATGTAAGACGATTTGAACATCTAGCAGTTTTACATTTAGTCAATGTTACTGCTTTAATTGATTAACCTAATATGATACAGTCGCTAAACTTCCGCAATTGATGTTCTCCATCGATTGGTAGAATCATTTATACGTTTTAAATTGCGCTTTGTTGGCTGAAACAGAACTGGGTTATTGGGACGAGAATATTTCGCATTCAGAACCTCTGATATGCCAATTTCTAACCCATTCGAGTACAAAAACGAACCCTTCGAAGTCCCGCTGCTTTGATTGCTCACTCAAGTCCACAGGATCAGCTTTAAGTTATTCATATCGCCTTTCGTCTCGGCCATACATTTTCGGAGCTTTGGGTTTTGCAATAAGCCCGCTTGCGAAgcgccagccacgcccacacacatatCCCGAAAAGTCTCGGGAATGCTTCTGCCTCAAGGACACTCTCGCAACTTATAATCCTTTGGGCACCCTCACAGCACGAACCCCGTCTGACATCCAGGAATTTATGCCTGTCTACGCCCCGaattgtgggtgtgtgggatGATGATGCCCGAAAACGTTTCACTgactttgtttgcatttgattttggccCTGCCAACGACACTTTATGAAATTTTACACCTTTGATACGATGTTAAAGGCTTGTTTGCCAACTTCTGAGTGGCTGCACAGCCGCCCACCCGCACCCCCGGCAATTGTCTTGTCTTAATGTAAATCGCTGGTGGTACACAAACCGATTGAAACGTTACCCCTCCTCGGGGCTTTAAGtggaaattgattttgcaTACCTTGCGGCGTTCCGTGGCGCGTGGCCAAAttaattggccaaaagttgACTTCGTCATTAGCCCAACCATCAATTTGAAAAGGCCCCGACCATCGAAATCGGAGCCGTAAATCAGAGAGAAACAATTACCAGAGTACAGCGAAAACATTcatcatacgcagtgtgggaCGAACAAGACTGGCTTGCATGCATAATTGGCCAGTGTCAAGTGCACTTACCCATAACTCAAGTCCGAAATCAGAGGGACATGCAGATTGGGCATTGTCTTTATCAGCTGGCCAGCAGACAGGGAAGTGACTTGAAATTTAGAACATGGCCCATAAAAAGTGAACTCTCAATGGCTTGTTGACAGCCTAAAGGGAAGGGGTGCGCCAATAGAACGCTTCACCTAATGCTGGGTCAACGAGGAGCATCATCGTTCATCATCTAAATGAAAATCTGGCATAATCATGAAAATGGGCGCAACCGAAATGGCCagccatttgttttttatgcacACCACCCTCCGCACCGCCACTCCATACCTTCAAAGGACTACAGCATTAAACAGAGCCTGGCCCCAGGACATGACGTTGGCTCGTTAAAGACCATTCCGGCTTTATATAAAATGGGAAAGAGTCCACTGGGCAGGGCCTGATAACAATGATTCTGTTCGGTTTTATGCGGCCGACCAgtaatttacttaaattattGCCC
This window contains:
- the LOC6733527 gene encoding UNC93-like protein isoform X2 — protein: MVYPSDTSDANNEELALEHSVAHGNVHGNGTGTGSSPGTTTAPNGDNKVNQRHYEPAERFIITKNVVVIGLAFMIHFTAFHGTSNLQSSVNADKALGTTTLAVIYGSLILSNIFLPMTVIRWFGCRLTMALALFAYMPYIAAQFYPRFETLIPAALMVGFGGGPLWCSKCTYLSTVSEALTQVRGNKSRKDVNTVKFFGLFFIFYQMAQVWGNLISSSVLTLSAPAAQSPANASLELEVQRELERTRVAELCGARFCPGVGAEANPNLVPPAPEQIQLLNSIFLTCMAAAVVMMIFGVSSLKRYGVKRGDTGDGMSGLKLLTVTINLLRKRRQILMLPITMFIGLEEAFLAVDFTRSFVACGWGISRIGFAMICFGVANAVAAGIAGALVERIGRVTLAGLCAVVNLCLLTYMYNWEAREGDYMSYCTFAAVWGICDGVWLVVVNAFYGILFPNHLIAAYSNFRLWESTGSVIGYVISSQLCTSTKLVILIIFILVGCVGYGLIEYRVWQKQKNLEVMLSD
- the LOC6733527 gene encoding UNC93-like protein isoform X1 — protein: MNQWGLLTPDPELDMVYPSDTSDANNEELALEHSVAHGNVHGNGTGTGSSPGTTTAPNGDNKVNQRHYEPAERFIITKNVVVIGLAFMIHFTAFHGTSNLQSSVNADKALGTTTLAVIYGSLILSNIFLPMTVIRWFGCRLTMALALFAYMPYIAAQFYPRFETLIPAALMVGFGGGPLWCSKCTYLSTVSEALTQVRGNKSRKDVNTVKFFGLFFIFYQMAQVWGNLISSSVLTLSAPAAQSPANASLELEVQRELERTRVAELCGARFCPGVGAEANPNLVPPAPEQIQLLNSIFLTCMAAAVVMMIFGVSSLKRYGVKRGDTGDGMSGLKLLTVTINLLRKRRQILMLPITMFIGLEEAFLAVDFTRSFVACGWGISRIGFAMICFGVANAVAAGIAGALVERIGRVTLAGLCAVVNLCLLTYMYNWEAREGDYMSYCTFAAVWGICDGVWLVVVNAFYGILFPNHLIAAYSNFRLWESTGSVIGYVISSQLCTSTKLVILIIFILVGCVGYGLIEYRVWQKQKNLEVMLSD